A genomic window from Gossypium hirsutum isolate 1008001.06 chromosome D10, Gossypium_hirsutum_v2.1, whole genome shotgun sequence includes:
- the LOC121222508 gene encoding uncharacterized protein, with protein MLGVLCARPPKPWILNSLSLIAHGGSAAHHHENRFLHWPSHFADLSAANRRCRHHSTACRLGGGSEGGAASIWHAILPCGGDRGVKNRGDVWKNVERKGEGSWNVSWDARPARWLRPDSAWLLFGVCACLAPMPMDEFDDVNLDADNKTDASLNSDEKSSNHLSSVAAADNYKVTGILADGRCLFRAIAHGACLRSGEEAPDENRQRELADELRAQVVNELLKRREETEWFIEGDFDAYVKEIQQPYVWGGEPELLMASHVLKTRISVYMIHRSSGNLINIAKYGEEYQKEKENPINVLFHGYGHYDILESLPELISTK; from the exons ATGCTTGGTGTATTGTGCGCACGACCTCCCAAGCCTTGGATCCTCAACTCCCTATCTCTGATCGCCCACGGTGGTTCAGCGGCTCACCATCACGAAAATCGTTTCTTGCACTGGCCATCACATTTCGCCGATTTATCTGCCGCTAATCGGCGCTGCCGGCACCATTCAACGGCTTGTCGGCTTGGTGGCGGCTCAGAGGGTGGTGCAGCTTCTATATGGCATGCGATTTTGCCATGCGGAGGAGACAGAGGAGTGAAGAATAGAGGAGATGTGTGGAAGAATGTGGAGAGGAAAGGGGAAGGTTCCTGGAATGTGTCGTGGGATGCCAGACCGGCTCGGTGGCTTCGACCGGATTCTGCTTGGCTTCTGTTTGGGGTCTGCGCTTGTCTTGCGCCGATGCCGATGGATGAATTTGATGACGTTAACCTCGATGCTGATAATAAAACCGATGCTTCTTTAAATTCAGATGAAAAGAGTAGTAATCATTTGTCTTCAGTTGCTGCCGCTGATAATTACAAGGTTACAG GGATTTTAGCGGATGGACGATGTCTGTTCAGAGCAATAGCTCATGGAGCTTGTCTGAGGTCTGGAGAAGAAGCTCCTGATGAAAACCGTCAAAGAGAACTTGCTGATGAATTGAGAGCTCAG GTTGTGAATGAGCTTTTGAAGAGGCGTGAAGAAACAGAATG GTTTATTGAGGGAGATTTTGATGCTTATGTAAAGGAAATTCAGCAACCTTATGTTTGGGGTGGGGAACCTGAATTATTGATGGCTTCTCATGTTTTGAA GACTCGAATTTCTGTCTACATGATTCATAGAAGCTCTGGTAATTTAATAAACATAGCAAAGTACGGTGAAGAATACCAGAAGGAGAAGGAGAATCCTATTAATGTGCTTTTTCATGGGTATGGTCACTATGACATACTGGAGTCTTTGCCGGAACTAATTTCCACCAAATAA